Proteins encoded in a region of the Saccharothrix ecbatanensis genome:
- a CDS encoding WhiB family transcriptional regulator, with amino-acid sequence MLTATVPINGTLSTESEFVGAGVASLIDTAPDAGLELPCRTNNPDLWFADAPAELEEAKKFCANCPVIAECLAGAIARHEPWGVWGGEIFERGAVIARKRPRGRPRKDAAPVVPAAPAATVVRGANDQEAAA; translated from the coding sequence ATGTTGACCGCGACCGTCCCCATAAACGGGACGTTGTCCACCGAGTCGGAGTTCGTCGGAGCCGGAGTCGCTTCCTTGATCGACACCGCGCCCGACGCCGGCTTGGAACTTCCTTGCCGTACCAACAACCCTGACCTGTGGTTCGCCGACGCTCCGGCGGAGCTGGAGGAGGCGAAGAAGTTCTGCGCCAACTGCCCCGTGATCGCCGAGTGCCTGGCCGGCGCGATCGCCCGCCACGAGCCCTGGGGGGTCTGGGGCGGCGAGATCTTCGAGCGCGGAGCCGTGATCGCGCGCAAGCGTCCCCGTGGACGCCCCCGCAAGGATGCAGCACCCGTTGTGCCCGCGGCGCCCGCCGCGACCGTTGTCCGGGGGGCTAACGACCAGGAGGCCGCCGCGTGA
- a CDS encoding class I SAM-dependent methyltransferase gives MAVHSHNHARTHDGIDWSSQLNARRRADELDAEAHRVVARRLVRTLPDNPTVLDVGCGTGGMSVALVEALSARGGGTVVLVDAVPEMLDAATGSARSAASYETDTTRATVRIRPVLADLATERPAEIAGAAQLVWASNVVHHLPDQRAAVSGLVEAVAPGGWLALAEGGLSGKFLPFDLGVGEPGLQDRLLTARAQWFVRMRENITDAVRMHGGWNVALADAGLVDVTAFSYLIDHPAPAKQAVRDWAVDHLKWYGEAAGDLMHPADRRTVRQLLDPQDPAFLGLRDDVFMLLANTVYLGRKQ, from the coding sequence GTGGCCGTTCACTCTCACAACCATGCCCGCACCCATGACGGAATCGACTGGTCGTCCCAGCTGAACGCACGGCGACGGGCCGACGAGCTGGACGCCGAGGCCCACCGCGTGGTCGCGCGCAGACTCGTCCGCACCCTCCCCGACAACCCGACCGTGCTCGACGTCGGTTGCGGCACGGGCGGGATGAGCGTCGCACTGGTCGAAGCCCTGTCCGCTCGTGGCGGTGGCACGGTGGTGCTGGTCGACGCGGTGCCCGAGATGCTGGACGCCGCGACCGGTTCGGCGCGGTCGGCCGCCAGCTACGAGACCGACACGACGAGGGCGACGGTTCGCATCCGGCCGGTCCTCGCCGACCTGGCCACCGAACGGCCGGCCGAGATCGCCGGGGCCGCGCAGTTGGTGTGGGCGTCGAACGTCGTGCATCACCTCCCTGATCAGCGTGCCGCGGTGTCCGGGTTGGTCGAGGCGGTCGCGCCAGGTGGGTGGTTGGCGCTCGCCGAAGGCGGGTTGTCGGGCAAGTTCCTCCCGTTCGACCTGGGGGTCGGTGAGCCTGGCTTGCAGGATCGGCTGCTGACGGCCCGGGCCCAGTGGTTCGTGCGGATGCGGGAGAACATCACCGACGCCGTTCGCATGCACGGCGGCTGGAACGTCGCGCTCGCCGATGCCGGTCTCGTGGACGTGACGGCGTTCAGCTACCTCATCGACCACCCCGCACCGGCCAAGCAGGCCGTGCGCGACTGGGCCGTTGACCACCTGAAGTGGTACGGGGAGGCCGCCGGCGACCTGATGCACCCCGCCGACCGCCGCACGGTTCGGCAACTGCTCGACCCGCAGGACCCCGCCTTCCTCGGGCTGCGCGACGACGTGTTCATGCTGCTCGCCAACACCGTGTACCTCGGCCGCAAGCAGTGA